In a genomic window of Leisingera caerulea DSM 24564:
- the yihA gene encoding ribosome biogenesis GTP-binding protein YihA/YsxC — MQMQFPLAEAPDELSLEKGRKLFAGETEFLKGVVAMSGLPGADRMEVCFAGRSNVGKSSLINALTGTKGIARASNTPGRTQEINFFTQGPELYLVDLPGYGYANAPLAVVEKWQKLLKQYLSGRQNLRRAFVLIDSRHGVKKVDEDIMKLLDSSAVTFQCVMTKADKVKEKDRAKVLEQVRGALAKHPAAYPEIVLTSSEKGDGIPTLRSIIASL, encoded by the coding sequence ATGCAGATGCAATTCCCCCTGGCCGAGGCGCCGGACGAACTTTCCCTGGAAAAAGGCCGCAAGCTGTTTGCGGGCGAGACCGAGTTCCTCAAGGGCGTGGTCGCAATGAGCGGCCTGCCCGGTGCCGACCGGATGGAGGTCTGCTTTGCCGGCCGCTCCAACGTCGGCAAGTCGAGCCTGATCAACGCGCTGACCGGCACCAAGGGCATCGCGCGCGCTTCCAACACCCCGGGCCGCACGCAGGAGATCAACTTCTTCACCCAAGGGCCGGAGCTCTATCTGGTCGACCTGCCCGGCTATGGCTATGCCAACGCGCCGCTGGCGGTGGTGGAGAAATGGCAGAAGCTGCTGAAGCAATACCTGTCCGGCCGCCAGAACCTGCGCCGCGCCTTTGTGCTGATCGACAGCCGCCATGGCGTCAAGAAGGTGGACGAGGACATCATGAAGCTGCTGGACAGCTCCGCCGTCACCTTCCAATGCGTGATGACCAAGGCTGACAAGGTCAAGGAAAAGGACCGTGCCAAGGTGCTGGAGCAGGTCCGCGGCGCGCTGGCCAAACACCCTGCGGCCTATCCGGAAATCGTGCTGACCTCCTCTGAAAAGGGCGACGGCATCCCGACCCTCAGGTCGATCATCGCCAGCCTCTGA
- a CDS encoding DUF2946 family protein: protein MLARLASYLVVIALAVAGLIPSGWMPGTAQDGKVLLVICTGHGMVETWVDLDSGEPHAPAEQMEDRSCPFAALGAVALLPDSLIDLNLDTPLSDRWSREAFTHHTAGFHWRYDARGPPALS from the coding sequence ATGCTTGCCCGCCTTGCCTCTTATCTGGTTGTGATCGCCCTGGCCGTGGCCGGGCTGATCCCCTCCGGATGGATGCCGGGCACGGCGCAGGACGGCAAGGTGCTGCTGGTGATCTGTACCGGCCATGGCATGGTGGAAACCTGGGTCGATCTGGACAGCGGCGAACCCCATGCGCCCGCCGAGCAGATGGAGGACCGCAGCTGTCCTTTTGCGGCCCTTGGCGCAGTGGCGCTGCTGCCGGACAGCCTGATAGACCTGAACCTGGACACACCTCTCAGCGACCGCTGGTCGCGCGAGGCCTTTACCCATCACACAGCCGGCTTCCACTGGCGCTATGATGCCCGCGGCCCGCCCGCACTCTCCTGA
- a CDS encoding PepSY-associated TM helix domain-containing protein translates to MATSQPQSAGQMRPLSEKFYFAAWRWHFYAGLFVIPFLIMLAVTGLMMMFITQVDGREGEKIPVPPGPTELSIPEQEAAVLAAQPGTIAEWIGPKAPDLAAVFRVKTDEGQRLVALNQYSGEVIEVWDRRAGWYDLADNIHSTLLIGDTGDRLIEIAAGLGLVLVLTGLYLWWPRGNAIRAFIPNFRAKGRALWKSLHAVTGFWMSALLVVFLISGLSWTGIWGGKIMQAWSTFPAAKWDNVPLSDDIHASMNHGHTNDVPWALEQTPMPASGSDAGITGVAEGAPVDAASLIALGRSLGMEGRFRLAYPGGESGVWTINRDSMSGDGDSPFIDRTVHVDQYSGRILADVTYDDYSWAGKAMAVSIPFHMGLMGTWSFVLNVVFCLAVIFVCVSGLVMWVKRRPSGAARLAAPPEPAEMPFWKGAALIAVLVSLAFPLTGLALLAVLAFDVLLLGNLPVLKRAMS, encoded by the coding sequence ATGGCAACCAGCCAACCGCAATCCGCGGGCCAGATGCGCCCGCTTTCTGAAAAGTTCTACTTCGCCGCCTGGCGCTGGCACTTCTACGCCGGCCTGTTTGTGATCCCCTTCCTGATCATGCTGGCGGTGACCGGCCTGATGATGATGTTCATCACCCAAGTGGACGGCCGCGAGGGCGAGAAGATCCCCGTCCCCCCAGGCCCCACCGAGCTGAGCATACCTGAGCAGGAGGCCGCCGTGCTGGCCGCCCAACCCGGCACTATAGCCGAATGGATCGGCCCCAAGGCCCCGGATCTGGCCGCAGTGTTCCGCGTGAAAACTGATGAAGGCCAGCGCCTGGTGGCGCTCAACCAGTACAGCGGCGAAGTGATCGAGGTCTGGGACCGCCGCGCCGGCTGGTACGATCTGGCCGACAACATCCATTCTACCCTGCTGATCGGCGACACCGGCGACCGGCTGATCGAGATCGCCGCCGGTTTGGGCCTCGTGCTGGTGCTGACCGGCCTCTACCTGTGGTGGCCCCGTGGCAATGCCATCAGAGCTTTCATCCCCAACTTCCGCGCCAAGGGCCGCGCCCTGTGGAAGAGCCTCCACGCGGTCACCGGCTTCTGGATGTCGGCGCTGCTGGTGGTGTTCCTGATCTCGGGCCTGTCGTGGACCGGCATCTGGGGCGGCAAGATCATGCAGGCGTGGTCCACCTTCCCGGCGGCGAAATGGGACAATGTGCCCCTGTCTGACGATATCCACGCCAGCATGAACCATGGGCATACCAACGACGTGCCTTGGGCGCTGGAGCAAACCCCGATGCCCGCCTCAGGCTCTGACGCCGGGATCACCGGCGTGGCCGAAGGCGCCCCAGTGGATGCCGCCAGCCTGATCGCTTTGGGCCGCTCGCTGGGAATGGAAGGCCGCTTCCGCCTCGCCTACCCCGGTGGCGAAAGTGGCGTCTGGACAATCAACCGCGACAGCATGAGCGGCGACGGCGACAGCCCCTTCATCGACCGCACCGTGCATGTGGACCAGTACAGCGGCAGGATCCTCGCCGATGTGACGTATGACGACTACTCCTGGGCGGGTAAAGCGATGGCGGTCAGCATCCCCTTCCACATGGGGCTGATGGGCACCTGGAGCTTCGTGTTGAACGTGGTGTTCTGCCTCGCGGTGATCTTTGTTTGCGTCTCCGGCCTGGTGATGTGGGTCAAGCGCCGCCCTTCCGGTGCCGCCCGCCTTGCCGCGCCGCCGGAACCGGCAGAGATGCCGTTCTGGAAAGGTGCCGCGCTGATTGCCGTGCTGGTCTCGCTGGCCTTCCCGCTCACCGGCCTGGCGCTGCTGGCGGTGCTGGCGTTTGACGTGCTGCTGCTGGGCAACCTGCCGGTGCTGAAACGCGCGATGAGCTAG